In one window of Calypte anna isolate BGI_N300 chromosome 1, bCalAnn1_v1.p, whole genome shotgun sequence DNA:
- the CLTRN gene encoding collectrin isoform X1: MLRVLLLSLSVVAIAHAELCKPDAQNAFKVRLSIKTALGDNAYAWDANEEYLFKAMVAFSMRRYSSKRTTQISNVLLCNVTGRVSFWFVVTDSSKNVTTVPGSEIEAAIRMNRNRINSAFLLSDKTLQFLKITSTLSPPVEPSTPAWLIVFGVVLCLIVAGIVFLIVGGIRQHKKKNKESAERESLEEKDEVTVTAENGIACESLDLKAGHINGVFAADDERFTSL, from the exons ATGTTACgggttttgctgctttctctctctgtagTTGCCATTGCTCATGCTGAGCTTTGCAAGCCAG ATGCACAGAATGCTTTCAAAGTACGGCTTAGTATCAAAACAGCTTTGGGAGATAATGCA TATGCCTGGGATGCTAATGAAGAGTACCTCTTCAAGGCAATGGTGGCTTTTTCAATGAGAAGATATTCCAGCAAGAGAACAACTCA AATTTCCAATGTGCTGCTCTGCAATGTGACGGGTCGGGTGTCATTTTGGTTTGTTGTCACGGATTCTTCCAAAAATGTGACAACTGTTCCTGGAAGTGAGATAGAGGCAGCCATCAG GATGAACCGGAACAGAATCAACAGTGCCTTCCTCCTGAGTGACAAAACACTGCAGTTCCTGAAAATAACCTCAACCTTATCACCTCCCGTTGAGCCCTCCACACCTGCCTGGCTTATCGTATTTGGTGTTGTTCTTTGCCTCATTGTGGCTGGAATTGTTTTCCTCATTGTTGGAGGGATTCGGCAACACAAGAA AAAGAATAAAGagtcagcagagagagaaagttTAGAAGAGAAAGATGAAGTGACAGTAACAGCAGAAAATGGGATTGCTTGTGAATCACTGGATTTAAAAGCAGGCCACATTAATGGAGTCTTTGCAGCAGATGATGAACGATTCACATCCTTGTGA
- the CLTRN gene encoding collectrin isoform X4 codes for MLRVLLLSLSVVAIAHAELCKPDAQNAFKVRLSIKTALGDNAYAWDANEEYLFKAMVAFSMRRYSSKRTTQISNVLLCNVTGRVSFWFVVTDSSKNVTTVPGSEIEAAIRMNRNRINSAFLLSDKTLQFLKITSTLSPPVEPSTPAWLIVFGVVLCLIVAGIVFLIVGGIRQHKKSASEKL; via the exons ATGTTACgggttttgctgctttctctctctgtagTTGCCATTGCTCATGCTGAGCTTTGCAAGCCAG ATGCACAGAATGCTTTCAAAGTACGGCTTAGTATCAAAACAGCTTTGGGAGATAATGCA TATGCCTGGGATGCTAATGAAGAGTACCTCTTCAAGGCAATGGTGGCTTTTTCAATGAGAAGATATTCCAGCAAGAGAACAACTCA AATTTCCAATGTGCTGCTCTGCAATGTGACGGGTCGGGTGTCATTTTGGTTTGTTGTCACGGATTCTTCCAAAAATGTGACAACTGTTCCTGGAAGTGAGATAGAGGCAGCCATCAG GATGAACCGGAACAGAATCAACAGTGCCTTCCTCCTGAGTGACAAAACACTGCAGTTCCTGAAAATAACCTCAACCTTATCACCTCCCGTTGAGCCCTCCACACCTGCCTGGCTTATCGTATTTGGTGTTGTTCTTTGCCTCATTGTGGCTGGAATTGTTTTCCTCATTGTTGGAGGGATTCGGCAACACAAGAA atCAGCCTCAGAGAAATTATAG
- the CLTRN gene encoding collectrin isoform X2: MLRVLLLSLSVVAIAHAELCKPDAQNAFKVRLSIKTALGDNAYAWDANEEYLFKAMVAFSMRRYSSKRTTQISNVLLCNVTGRVSFWFVVTDSSKNVTTVPGSEIEAAIRMNRNRINSAFLLSDKTLQFLKITSTLSPPVEPSTPAWLIVFGVVLCLIVAGIVFLIVGGIRQHKNEFLSLPLDSWKF, from the exons ATGTTACgggttttgctgctttctctctctgtagTTGCCATTGCTCATGCTGAGCTTTGCAAGCCAG ATGCACAGAATGCTTTCAAAGTACGGCTTAGTATCAAAACAGCTTTGGGAGATAATGCA TATGCCTGGGATGCTAATGAAGAGTACCTCTTCAAGGCAATGGTGGCTTTTTCAATGAGAAGATATTCCAGCAAGAGAACAACTCA AATTTCCAATGTGCTGCTCTGCAATGTGACGGGTCGGGTGTCATTTTGGTTTGTTGTCACGGATTCTTCCAAAAATGTGACAACTGTTCCTGGAAGTGAGATAGAGGCAGCCATCAG GATGAACCGGAACAGAATCAACAGTGCCTTCCTCCTGAGTGACAAAACACTGCAGTTCCTGAAAATAACCTCAACCTTATCACCTCCCGTTGAGCCCTCCACACCTGCCTGGCTTATCGTATTTGGTGTTGTTCTTTGCCTCATTGTGGCTGGAATTGTTTTCCTCATTGTTGGAGGGATTCGGCAACACAAGAA TGAATTTTTGAGTCTTCCCTTGGACTCATGGAAATTTTAA
- the CLTRN gene encoding collectrin isoform X3 gives MLRVLLLSLSVVAIAHAELCKPDAQNAFKVRLSIKTALGDNAYAWDANEEYLFKAMVAFSMRRYSSKRTTQISNVLLCNVTGRVSFWFVVTDSSKNVTTVPGSEIEAAIRMNRNRINSAFLLSDKTLQFLKITSTLSPPVEPSTPAWLIVFGVVLCLIVAGIVFLIVGGIRQHKKIKSQQREKV, from the exons ATGTTACgggttttgctgctttctctctctgtagTTGCCATTGCTCATGCTGAGCTTTGCAAGCCAG ATGCACAGAATGCTTTCAAAGTACGGCTTAGTATCAAAACAGCTTTGGGAGATAATGCA TATGCCTGGGATGCTAATGAAGAGTACCTCTTCAAGGCAATGGTGGCTTTTTCAATGAGAAGATATTCCAGCAAGAGAACAACTCA AATTTCCAATGTGCTGCTCTGCAATGTGACGGGTCGGGTGTCATTTTGGTTTGTTGTCACGGATTCTTCCAAAAATGTGACAACTGTTCCTGGAAGTGAGATAGAGGCAGCCATCAG GATGAACCGGAACAGAATCAACAGTGCCTTCCTCCTGAGTGACAAAACACTGCAGTTCCTGAAAATAACCTCAACCTTATCACCTCCCGTTGAGCCCTCCACACCTGCCTGGCTTATCGTATTTGGTGTTGTTCTTTGCCTCATTGTGGCTGGAATTGTTTTCCTCATTGTTGGAGGGATTCGGCAACACAAGAA AATAAAGagtcagcagagagagaaagttTAG